The DNA region GCGCGCGCCGCCCCACCGTTTACTTGTCGTCGTGGTTCATCCGGATGGCGGAGGGGAACAAGTCCCAGCACGCGATGAACAAGGCGGCAAACAAGGGGCCGATGACGAAGCCATTCAGGCCGAATACCGCCAGGCCGCCCAGCGTGGAGATCAGGATGACATAGTCCGGAATCTTGGTGTCTTTGCCAACCAGCAAAGGCCGCAGGATGTTGTCTACCAGCCCGATCACCAGCACGCCAAAAAGGATCAGCAAGATGCCCTGCCACGTAGCGCCCGTGACAAGAAAGTAAACCGCGACCGGCACCCAGATGATGGCGGCTCCCACCGCCGGCAGCAATGAAAGGAAAGCCATCAACACGCCCCATAGCAGGGCGCCCTGGATTCCCAGCAACCAGAACATCAGCCCGCCCAGCGCCCCTTGCGTGGCGGCCACGACTATGTTGCCCTTGACTGTTGCCCGCACGACGGTCGCGAATTTGCGAAATAGATGCTGTTGATGGTCGTCGCTAAGCGGGATCAGTTGCTTGCTCTGTCGAGCCAGGTTGGCGCCGTCGCGCAGCAGGAAGAACAGCAAATACAGCATGACAAACATGCCCACGATGAACTGGAAGGTGTTCTGGCCCACGTTCACGGCCTGGGTTGCCAGGAATTTGCTGCCTTGCAGGGCCCCAGCCGATAGCTTCTCGCGCAGGCTGAAGACGTCTCCGACACCAAAGCGCAGCAGCACTTCGTGCACGGAGTCGGGCAGGGCGTTCATGATCTGCTCGAAATAGTTGCCCAGATTCAGCTCGCCGGTGCTTAGCTGCTTATATATGTGGGCGCCTTCCTGTACCAGGGAAGCCGAGATCAGAATCATGGGGATGATCACCATCAGGATAATGATCATCAAGGTCGTCAGCGCAGCAATGTTGGGACGGCCACGCAGCCGTTGCAGCAGTCGCCTGTGGAGCGGCTGAAAGATGATGGCCAGGATGGCGCCCCAGAAGATGGCGCCGTAATACGGCAGCAACACCCAGATGAAGGCCACCGTGACGATGGTCAGCAGCAGCAGGAACGAGCGAAAGTAAAGGTTGGAGTTATTCATTAGCGCAATTCTATGCGAAGCCGGCCTACTCGCCCAGCAACTCGGCAATGGTTTCCATCTCTTCGATGTGCTGCGAAATCACCTTGACGACCATAATGGTGGGTACGCACAGCAACATGCCCCAAACGCCCCACAGCCAGGCGCCAAACAGCAAGGCCACAAATACGGCGGTGGCGTTCATTTTTGCAATGCGGCCGGTCATCCATGTGGTTACCAGCATGCCCACGATGCTGGCAACGCCGAGCGTAATAGCCGCTGCCAACAGCATCATCGAAAGTGAATCAAACTGCAGGAAGGCGGCCACGCCGATCACGACTGCGGCGATCAGCGGGCCGAAGTAGGGGATGATGTGCAGCAGGCCGGCCACCACGCCCCACGAGGCCGGATTGTCCATGCCGATGGCCCACAGCGCGAGCCAGGTAAATATCCCCAACAAGGTGTTAGTGACCAGCAGCATCAACATGTATTTCTGGATGGACGTGTTGATGTCGTCCAATATTTGGACAGTAATCTTTTTGTTGGATAACGAGGGGCCGGTAAGCCGTACCAGTTTCCGCTTGAAGGTGTTGCCCGACAGCAAGGCGAAAAACACCATGAATAACACCATAGTCATCTGGCCCATGAATGCGGCCGCGCTGACCGAGCCGGCCCATAGCCAGTCGTTCAGGTTGAAGTCGGGCGGTGCCACCACGACCGCCGGCGGCGCGGGCTGAGCCGGGTCTACTGGGGTTTCGGCTTCCGGTTTTGTGACCCGGGTCAGCGTGTCGGCGGCACTACGCAGCTTGTCCAGCGTACTTAGCTCGCCATTGTCCAGGCGCTTGTACGCGCTGCTTAGCTTATAGGCCGCGAACGGGACCTCATCCATCATCGTCTGCGCTTCTACGTAGACCGATGTAGCAATGGCGCCCGAGCCGCCAATCAGGCCAATCATGACCAGACTGGTGCCCAGGACGCGAGGTACTTTCATGCGTTCTAGCCAGACCACGACGGGGTTCAGTGTGTAGGACACCAATATGCCCAACACCAGAGGTATGAAGAAGTCCTTGGCCCACTGCAAGGCAAAGACGAAGGCGATGGTCGCCAGAATGGTAAGCGCCAAGCCGCTGGCCGCTACATGGGAGCTGGGCTCTGGGACCACATCGATGACCGGCGCTTTCTGGTGGACGCCGTCCGCCGGTACCACGGTCGGAGCGGGCGGGTCTGTGTCGGAGCCTGTTGCACCCGGCTTGTTCTGCGTAGCATCCATGGTGGCCTCTGGCGTGGGTTAACTTTCTGCCCAGCCTCGCGTAGGCTGGCTGTAAATACTACGGTTTAGCGAAGCAAGAGGCAAGCCGTTGTGGATCAACGGGCATCCACGGGTTAGTCACTATAGCTGTCACCGGCAAATTCTATGAGGCAGAAGCCGTGACCGAAGGGATCGGAGAAGCTTATGCATTTTGATCCCTTCCACTGGACGCATTCGCTCTCCTGCACTGCGCCGGCACCGATGGCACGCTTGGCGGCTTCCTCTACATTGTCGACGACGAAATCCAGGTGTACCGGTGTCCAGTGCCTGGTGTACTGGCGCCCATCGCCCAGGCTTTTCACTGGACGCGAGCCGGCCGGCTTGCGTAACAGGTACAAGGTGGCAGCGGCGCCCGTCAGTTCGGCAACGTCGCCATCGATGATGCGGCCAAGGCTCAGTGGCAAAGCCGCAGTATAGAAGTCGATCGCGGGAGCGAGCTTGGGCACGTCAATGTTTACGAGTATCTCCATGGTGGTCCACCTGGACATTGTCCAATATCCGTTATACAGCACCGCGAGTCGCGACGCGCCTACAATGGCGCGGCATGACAAAAAGATCCAGCTCGACAAAACGCAGGGCCAAGCCCAGGGCCAGGAAGCGCGCCGGCCGCCTCAGTCGATTTCTAAGGGCGTTTACCACTTCGGCCATTGTTGCCTTCAGCATCACCAGTTGCGCGCTGAACCCGCAACTACGGGATCACTTGCCCAGCCTGACGGGCCAGGAAGACATAGCGGTACCAGCGGCTCCCACCGGCGCCCAGCTTCAAACACGCTTCTCTGACTGCCCGCAATTCTTTCCGGGCGGGCAAGCGCCTATCGTTCCCGCGGGGCCTGCATTGCACGAACTGTGCTTCTCGTCCTTTGCCATATTGCATAGCGGCCAGACCAAAACGCCTGTGTTCGTCGCACAGCGCCTGAATCGGAAGATGCTTAACCAGGCGCAAGGAATCAAGCGCACAGACCGGTTCTATTCAGAAGCGCGATTGCCCACCGCCCAGCGTGCTCAATTGGACGATTATCGTGGCTCGGGTTATTCGCGCGGCCACATGGCGCCCGCCGGCGACATGCATACCCTTGAAGCCATGGCCCAGAGCTTCAGCCTGGCCAATATGGTGCCGCAAGACCAACGGCATAACGCCGGCGCCTGGAGCAAAGTGGAAAGCGACACTCGTAAATACGTCATGCGCGCCCAAGGTGATGTTTATGTCTTGACCGGCCCGGTTTACGACAGGCGGCCGCAGACCATAGGGCCAGGCAAGGTGGCCGTGCCTGGCGGGATGTTCAAGTTGGTATACGACGTCACGACAGGGCGATCATGGGTGCACTGGCAGGCGAATAGTCCGGACGCCAAGGTGGGGCCGCCGATCAGCTATGCGGAATTCGTGAGGCGCACGGGCTTGCAGCTGTCCTTGTCGGCTGCCGGCGCGCCCTGAGGGTGACGAAGTGGCCCAAGTGAGCGCGGCAGGGCATACTACGAGCATACAAACATTGGAGTGCAATATGCCCCGAAAGATTGTTCAACTGACTCCCCTCAAGATCCACGACTATGCTGGCGTGTACTTATTTGCGGTTTGTAGCGACGGTTCCGCGTGGCGAGCCGTACAAGGCGACGATGGAAGTATTGTCGGAGAATGGATGCGTATCGCGCCCATTGATGAAGATGTTGCGGTGGATAGCGGCCCGGACCTGTAGGCCCTGCCTACCAGGCACCGCGGCGTGGATAAGCCTGCCGCATATATTCGATCAATTGCTGTTCGACCGTTTGAGCCCCCGGGTCGGACACCACTTCCGAGCTAAGAAATTCAGGCCGCGCGAAGTGCCGTTCAGTTGCCTCCATCTTGGGGCTGAGCGGCGAATATTTGGTCGACGGTAAGTTGGCCATGAGGTTGGAAGGGCGCACTGCCCGATCCGTATCGGCCGCTGTGCGTTCACGCAGCTCAGGCGTGCTTGCTTCCACATGCGTTGCTTCTTCTACATAGTTGGTCATAAGAGACTCTCCCGCGGGTCCTGACCACAATAAAATGCCAGGACGATCTCCCCGTTGGCTAATCTCGCGCGTCGAAGACGCTGGATGCGCAACGGGTAGCATGCGTGGCGCATGCGCTTTTGCTGGGGTTGCTGAGGACGACCGCGAACTGGTAGGAGATCCTAGACTGATTACGACAGGTCGCGGCCTATCCAGTATGGACCAGTTTGTTGTAAATAGATACTATTCCCTACAGCACCTGGAGTTGGAATGAGGTAGCACGGCCTAGTGCCGCTATTATTTAAGCGTGAGCAGGCTCTACTGTGAGCTTCACGCCAGCGGCACGAGCTAGCTTTAGCACGGTGTCATAGCGTGGCTTAGCTCCGGGAGCCAATGCCTTGTACAGGCTTTCGCGACCAAGACCCGCATCCTTGGCCATTTTGGTCATGCCCCTGGCTTTGGCAACATCTGATAGCGCCGCAAGGAAGAGGGCGGGGTCGTCTTCCTCTAACGCTGCAGATAGGTACTCGGCAATTGCTTCTTCGCTGTCAAGATATTCGGCTGCGTCAAAGGGCGCTATTTTGATGGTGGTCATGGCTGTTCCTCTTGTATCTGTTTCCACATGGATATGGCGGTCTTGATGTCCCGCTTCTGCGTAGACTTGTTGCCGCCAATCAACAAGAGGTATACGGCTCGGCCATCACGGGCATAGTAAATACGATAGCCGGGGCCGAAGTGAATACGCATCTCGGAAACACCATCACTGATGGTCTTTATGTCGCCGAAGTTGCCTTGGGCTGCTTGCCGCATGCGAATAATTACTTTCGCCCTTGCTTTCAAGTCCTTGAGGTCGGCTAGCCATTCATTAAATTTGGCGGTTCGGTTAATCGAATTCATGAAAACCTATAGTATCCGATTGGATACGTCCCTGCAAACATTTCCGCCCAGCATTTGAACTGCGGGCTTTTTATTTGGTGACCCCTTGTTGAAACAACAGTACCGCGGATTGGTTACTCAGTCTCGACTTCACTGGCTCGGCAAGATGGCAGCGCATCTTGCGAATTTGCGTCCACATTGATGACAAAACCGCAGAACGCAAAAAGGCCAACTCCGAAGAATTGGCCTAGATGCTTGAATTTATTGGCTCCCCGAACTGGGTTCGAACCAGTGACCTGCGGATTAACAGTCCGTCGCTCTACCGACTGAGCTATCGGGGAATTAAAGAAGCGAAACTATAGCATGAATTTCGCTCTTGCCGCAAACCGTGGAGGGCCTCAGTGGTTCACAGAAGTGGGCTTAATCCAGCAAGTCCCGCATGTCGTCGGCGTGCTCTTCTTCGACCGCCATGATGTCGATCAACAGGTGTTTGGTTGTGGGGTCCGTGTCGCCGATGCGCTCTATCATTTGTCGGTAGGATTCGATGGCAATACGCTCTGCGACGAGGTTGGCCCTGATCATGCCCTTGATATCGGTGCATTCATCATATTCTGCATGGCTGCGCTGTGAAATGGTGGCGGGGTTGAAGTCGGGCTCGCCGTTTAGCTGCACGATGCGTTCAGCAATACGGCCGGCATGCTCTTCTTCCTCTTGAGCGTGGGTCAGGAATTCCGCCTTGATCGGCTCGTTCACCAGGCCGGTGGCTGTGTAGTAATGCCGCTTGTAGCGCATGGCACAGACCAGTTCGGTGGCCAAGGCGGCGTTAAGCATCTCGATGATCTCTTCTCGATTGCCCTGATAGCCCGAGGACACGGCGCCGTCCTCCAGGTTGCGGGCGGCCTGGCGGATGGCTGCGACGTCGATGGGTCCCTGCGTAGTGTCTCGCCCAGATTGTTTCAGATCCATAATTCGTCCTTGTTGTGTTGATGGGGTCAAACGGACGAGCTTGCAACTTCCGTGCCTGGGCAAGGAAGTTCGGGCAAAATGGCGGATTGCTGCTGTCTTGATATTTTCCCACCATGAAACCATTGCCCGGTGTTACCCAGATCCCCAGAGTCCACGAGTTCTGGATGGGCTTCTTGCTTGCGGGGCTGGGCGCCGTGCTTTTCTCCGCCAAGGCCATCGTGGTCAAGCTCACGTATCGCTACGGCGTCGATCCCCTGACCATCATTGGCTACCGCATGATGCTGTCGCTGCCGTTCTTTGCCCTGGTCGGCTTCTACCAGGCCCGGAGGGCGCGTCGGGGGCAGATACCCAAGCTCAGTGTGCGCGAAAGCCTGCAACTGGTGTTTCTGGGATTCATTGGCTATTACCTGTCCAGTTTTCTGGACTTTGTGGGCCTGCAAACCATTTCCGCGGGGCTGGAGCGGCTTATTCTTTTCCTGTCTCCCACTTTTGTGTTGCTGATCTCCGCTTTCTATCTGAAGCGTCCGATCGCAAGAGGGCAGTGGCTGGCACTGGGTTTGTCCTATCTGGGCGTGATGTTCGTGTTTCTGCAGGACCTCTCCTTCAGTGGCAGCGACGTCATGGTTGGGTCGCTTTTCGTGCTGGGTTCGGCCCTGACGTATTCCATATACCTGATCGGATCCGGAGAGCTGATCAAACGGGTGGGCGCAACGCGCCTGGTGGCCTATGCCATGAGCGTATCGGCGGTCTTCACGCTGCTGCACTTCTTTGCGGTGCACGGTTTGGCCGGCCTGGAACAGCCGCTGCCTGTTTATCAGTTGTCGCTCATCCACGCAGTATTCAATACGGTCGCCCCAACATTCATGATCATGTGGTCGGTCGCCCGCATAGGCGCGCCCATGACTTCCCAGTTGGGCCTGCTGGGTCCGGTGTCGGTGCTGTTTCTGGCGGCGTGGCTGCTGGACGAGCCGATCACTGGCTTGCAACTGGTGGGCACAGCTTTCGCGCTGGCAGGGGCTGTCGTGCTGGGTCGCCGCAAGCCGCAAGGCTAGGGCGCCAGGCTCCTGCGGCGGTCAGCTTACGCCGCTGCCCTTTTGTGCTGCAGCCTTTATCAGCCGCTCTATATCTTCGCGATGGACGTCGTGCGTTACAAAGCCGGAGGCATTCTCCGGCATGGCAAGGCGATCGGGATCAGCCAGCGTCAGGCGTATGTCCTCCAGCCCGCCGTGCCAGTGCTCGCGCATGGTGGCCATGCCAAACTGAAAATCCTTATAGTGTTGTTCGTAGGGCTTGTTGCGATAGATCAGGTGGATGACATTGAAGCGCTTTGCGCTGGCCAGCTCTTGTGCCATGCGGCAGTATGAATCACTGGCCCTGATGTCTTCCGGAATATGCTCCAGCATGCGTTCCAGGATGTGGCGCAAGTACTGAGACCAGCGCAGTTCGTCCGTGACCATGCGGGTACGGCTGGAGTAGCGGATGTCTTTGATGCGATCCGACACTTCGCTCATGTTGGTGGGCGCCTGACCGCGTGCGCTCCATAAGTCCACCTGGAACACCAGCGTATCGCGCAGGGGCCGAGAGTCCAGCACCTGGGTAAGCGGGGTGTTGGAAACCAGTCCGCCATCCCAGTAATATTCACCATCGATTTCAACCGCCGCAAAGGCCGGCGGCAGCGCCCCCGATGCCATGAAGTGCTCGGCGCGCAAAGTCGTGCGGGCGTTATCGAAGTAGACCAGGTTGCCCGTGCGCACATTGACTGCGCCGACTGATACTTGCTGTGCGCCGCTATTGATGCGATCGAAGTCGCAAAGACGCTCCAGGGTGGATTTCAGGGCGCTGGTGTCGTAATAGCTGGCGGTGTCGGGGCTGCCGCGCAGGTAGTCCGACGGGGGCGGGAACCGAGGCTGGAAGAATCCCTTTTGCCCGCCCAGCAGGGCGTTGCCCGCATGAAAGGCGCTAAGCGCGCCACGCATGGTGTCGTTGATGTCGAACAGGGATTGCTCGATGGCAGAGTTCAAACCCCACATTGAATTGGGCTTGCAGATGGTTTCCCAGAACTCGGTCAGCTTGGCGACAGCCCTGTCGGGCGCATTGCCGGCGATGATGGCGGTGTTCAGCGCGCCGATCGATATCCCCGACAGGCAGGTCAAGGCGATGCCTGCCTCGTGCAGGCCCTGGTATACGCCTGCCTGGTAGGCGCCCAAGGCGCCGCCGCCCTGGAGGACCAGGGCGGTGGTTTCATAGGGTGGCAAGGTAACGGTCATAGTGATTTCTGTATGGGTTCGGGGATGGCCAGGCTGTTGACAAAGGCATCGATCAATGCGCCGCGATAGCGGGATTTATGCAGTACCAGCGACAAGCGACGCTGCAGGTTCACGAAGGGGGTGGGCAAGACCTTCAGGCGGCCCGCCGTGACGGCATCGCCTGTGGCCGACTGGGGCAGGCACGCGATACCCAGCCCCGCAATGACGGCCTGCTTGATGGCTTCGACCTGGCCCAGTTCCAGCAATATGCGGCCGGGTGGCAAGGAGGCCAGCACATGTTCTGTCTGCACCCGCATGGCCGAACCGGGCTCGCGCAGTATCCATTTGGCGTCCTTGAAATGCCGCGCCTTGAGATCCTGCTGCTGCGCCAGGGCATGCAGGGGCGCAGCGCAAACGACCAGCTCATCGTCGCGCCAAGGCAGCACTTCCAGTTGCGCGTGGTTGACCGGGCCTTCCACGCAGCCCACATCGATGCGGTGAGCCAGTAGCCCCGCTGTAATAGTGTGGGTGTTCTCGACGCTGACCTGCAGCGATACTTGAGGGTGGCGCTCCACAAATACGCCCAGCAGATCTCCGACAAGGTAGTTGCCGATGGTGTTGCTCGCGCCCACGCGAAGCTCGCCGGTCAGCTCAAGTTCCTGGTCGCCGCTTTGGCGCAACATCTCATGTACCCGTTCGATAACTTCCTGGGCCATGGGCAGCACTTCCTTGCCGCGCGGGCTTAAATGCAGCCGGCCACGCTCGCGATCGAACAACTGGCCGTTAAGCTGGCGTTCCAGTTCTGCCAAAGCCATGCTGACCGCAGGCTGCGTAACG from Pollutimonas thiosulfatoxidans includes:
- a CDS encoding addiction module antidote protein — translated: MTTIKIAPFDAAEYLDSEEAIAEYLSAALEEDDPALFLAALSDVAKARGMTKMAKDAGLGRESLYKALAPGAKPRYDTVLKLARAAGVKLTVEPAHA
- a CDS encoding DMT family transporter, translating into MKPLPGVTQIPRVHEFWMGFLLAGLGAVLFSAKAIVVKLTYRYGVDPLTIIGYRMMLSLPFFALVGFYQARRARRGQIPKLSVRESLQLVFLGFIGYYLSSFLDFVGLQTISAGLERLILFLSPTFVLLISAFYLKRPIARGQWLALGLSYLGVMFVFLQDLSFSGSDVMVGSLFVLGSALTYSIYLIGSGELIKRVGATRLVAYAMSVSAVFTLLHFFAVHGLAGLEQPLPVYQLSLIHAVFNTVAPTFMIMWSVARIGAPMTSQLGLLGPVSVLFLAAWLLDEPITGLQLVGTAFALAGAVVLGRRKPQG
- a CDS encoding AI-2E family transporter — translated: MNNSNLYFRSFLLLLTIVTVAFIWVLLPYYGAIFWGAILAIIFQPLHRRLLQRLRGRPNIAALTTLMIIILMVIIPMILISASLVQEGAHIYKQLSTGELNLGNYFEQIMNALPDSVHEVLLRFGVGDVFSLREKLSAGALQGSKFLATQAVNVGQNTFQFIVGMFVMLYLLFFLLRDGANLARQSKQLIPLSDDHQQHLFRKFATVVRATVKGNIVVAATQGALGGLMFWLLGIQGALLWGVLMAFLSLLPAVGAAIIWVPVAVYFLVTGATWQGILLILFGVLVIGLVDNILRPLLVGKDTKIPDYVILISTLGGLAVFGLNGFVIGPLFAALFIACWDLFPSAIRMNHDDK
- a CDS encoding AI-2E family transporter, with translation MDATQNKPGATGSDTDPPAPTVVPADGVHQKAPVIDVVPEPSSHVAASGLALTILATIAFVFALQWAKDFFIPLVLGILVSYTLNPVVVWLERMKVPRVLGTSLVMIGLIGGSGAIATSVYVEAQTMMDEVPFAAYKLSSAYKRLDNGELSTLDKLRSAADTLTRVTKPEAETPVDPAQPAPPAVVVAPPDFNLNDWLWAGSVSAAAFMGQMTMVLFMVFFALLSGNTFKRKLVRLTGPSLSNKKITVQILDDINTSIQKYMLMLLVTNTLLGIFTWLALWAIGMDNPASWGVVAGLLHIIPYFGPLIAAVVIGVAAFLQFDSLSMMLLAAAITLGVASIVGMLVTTWMTGRIAKMNATAVFVALLFGAWLWGVWGMLLCVPTIMVVKVISQHIEEMETIAELLGE
- a CDS encoding DNA/RNA non-specific endonuclease, whose amino-acid sequence is MTKRSSSTKRRAKPRARKRAGRLSRFLRAFTTSAIVAFSITSCALNPQLRDHLPSLTGQEDIAVPAAPTGAQLQTRFSDCPQFFPGGQAPIVPAGPALHELCFSSFAILHSGQTKTPVFVAQRLNRKMLNQAQGIKRTDRFYSEARLPTAQRAQLDDYRGSGYSRGHMAPAGDMHTLEAMAQSFSLANMVPQDQRHNAGAWSKVESDTRKYVMRAQGDVYVLTGPVYDRRPQTIGPGKVAVPGGMFKLVYDVTTGRSWVHWQANSPDAKVGPPISYAEFVRRTGLQLSLSAAGAP
- a CDS encoding ferritin-like domain-containing protein: MDLKQSGRDTTQGPIDVAAIRQAARNLEDGAVSSGYQGNREEIIEMLNAALATELVCAMRYKRHYYTATGLVNEPIKAEFLTHAQEEEEHAGRIAERIVQLNGEPDFNPATISQRSHAEYDECTDIKGMIRANLVAERIAIESYRQMIERIGDTDPTTKHLLIDIMAVEEEHADDMRDLLD
- a CDS encoding LysR family transcriptional regulator; this encodes MLSISIRQLEVFVAIASAGTVRAAAERLFVTQPAVSMALAELERQLNGQLFDRERGRLHLSPRGKEVLPMAQEVIERVHEMLRQSGDQELELTGELRVGASNTIGNYLVGDLLGVFVERHPQVSLQVSVENTHTITAGLLAHRIDVGCVEGPVNHAQLEVLPWRDDELVVCAAPLHALAQQQDLKARHFKDAKWILREPGSAMRVQTEHVLASLPPGRILLELGQVEAIKQAVIAGLGIACLPQSATGDAVTAGRLKVLPTPFVNLQRRLSLVLHKSRYRGALIDAFVNSLAIPEPIQKSL
- a CDS encoding VOC family protein, producing MEILVNIDVPKLAPAIDFYTAALPLSLGRIIDGDVAELTGAAATLYLLRKPAGSRPVKSLGDGRQYTRHWTPVHLDFVVDNVEEAAKRAIGAGAVQESECVQWKGSKCISFSDPFGHGFCLIEFAGDSYSD
- a CDS encoding DUF3734 domain-containing protein produces the protein MTVTLPPYETTALVLQGGGALGAYQAGVYQGLHEAGIALTCLSGISIGALNTAIIAGNAPDRAVAKLTEFWETICKPNSMWGLNSAIEQSLFDINDTMRGALSAFHAGNALLGGQKGFFQPRFPPPSDYLRGSPDTASYYDTSALKSTLERLCDFDRINSGAQQVSVGAVNVRTGNLVYFDNARTTLRAEHFMASGALPPAFAAVEIDGEYYWDGGLVSNTPLTQVLDSRPLRDTLVFQVDLWSARGQAPTNMSEVSDRIKDIRYSSRTRMVTDELRWSQYLRHILERMLEHIPEDIRASDSYCRMAQELASAKRFNVIHLIYRNKPYEQHYKDFQFGMATMREHWHGGLEDIRLTLADPDRLAMPENASGFVTHDVHREDIERLIKAAAQKGSGVS
- a CDS encoding type II toxin-antitoxin system RelE/ParE family toxin, coding for MNSINRTAKFNEWLADLKDLKARAKVIIRMRQAAQGNFGDIKTISDGVSEMRIHFGPGYRIYYARDGRAVYLLLIGGNKSTQKRDIKTAISMWKQIQEEQP